In a single window of the Kwoniella shandongensis chromosome 5, complete sequence genome:
- a CDS encoding allantoicase gives MSSTTPISLEEFDSNIKTNFIEVSSAALGGQVVACSDDFFASRHNLIKPTPSISLKGQFGPNGALYDGWESRRHSPSFDWVIIRLATPLTSLHYVDIDTSHFSGNEAPQSQVFALSLSSTPDAKLVPSNPDWVEVLPVVDLGPNSRHVFEVGSAGKQGNWGAVMVRMIPDGGMARFRAYGLPHAPSIPTSLPENYHEIDPVNLLSPLIGARIISCSDANFSPPQNLLLPGRGFDMSDGWETRRSQEGRGKYAIGGPLEGQERKEWVVAKLGVTGVIRWVEVDTAFHPGNYPAACAIEATLVEDGESLDNAKWTTVVAKKPLGPHRQHFFDIERNVPQGQVFSHIRYDIFPDGGSKRVRIFGHPLTPTAESVLTLPSDGSLTIPTLPLTPEVFKPYGQVIQGHSLPTSAPKGVPVTIANQGTAFKFHRLGKVEESYPAGTLTKGGLHVGSVKAQSKLDIKDGLKLEVTVLERHQHTTQAFIPMGRTPDASPPGAFIVVVALNGADDKPDLSTVRAFIATAAQGVTFDQGIWHHSLLTVGGDLDYAVIEAVVPNVLDPLYLEKVAPSTPLYLQIPPFPPKNLPAGSLVNANIPHPPPVHHAHPQAHVSAPTPHHLLPSLASLLPHMSQNTTTAQVSSQTPVPLTATAFKPFGHVITPTPDASHTDFESAPDGKTRKNNRLAPIVSTYPENSGAITGISVFRATKKVGLARGKTFDVRYMERHKYTSQAFIPMGKAEWAGKGEEALEAGGEFLVIVAENGPDDRPDPKTLKSFIMPANMGLSYSPGVWHHPVLVLDSTLDLACVETQISTGVHEADERDCELLSWEGAEVFGKVDVPEL, from the exons CCGTCTATCTCGCTCAAAGGTCAATTTGGACCCAATGGTGCGCTATACGATGGTTGGGAGTCGAGACGACACAGTCCCTCTTTCGATTG GGTGATAATCCGACTTGCCACGCCGCTCACTTCGCTACACTATGTCGACATTGATACATCCCACTTTAGCGGTAACGAAGCTCCCCAATCTCAAGTCTTTGCGCTCTCCCTGTCCTCCACACCTGACGCGAAACTCGTTCCTTCCAATCCGGATTGGGTGGAAGTCTTACCTGTAGTAGATCTGGGACCGAATAGTAGACATGTGTTTGAGGTTGGGAGTGCTGGGAAACAAGGCAATTGGGGCGCTGTGATGGTTAGGATGATACCAGATGGcgggatg GCCAGATTTAGGGCCTACGGTCTCCCTCACGCTCCatccattcccacctctctTCCAGAGAACTATCACGAAATCGATCccgtcaatctcctttccccTCTTATCGGAGCTCGAATCATTTCATGCTCCGATGCCAACTTCTCCCCGCCCCAAAACCTCCTCTTGCCAGGACGCGGGTTCGACATGTcagatggatgggagacgCGAAGGAGtcaggagggaagggggaagtATGCAATTGGTGGACCGCTGGAAGgtcaggagaggaaggaatggGTCGTGGCAAAGTTGGGCGTTACGGGCGTGATCAGATGGGTAGAAGTTGATACGGCTTTCCATCCGGGGAACTATCCTGCA GCCTGTGCTATCGAGGCCACTCttgtggaagatggggagTCTCTCGATAACGCAAAATGGACCACAGTCGTCGCGAAGAAGCCTCTTGGTCCGCATCGTCAACATTTCTTCGATATCGAACGCAATGTTCCTCAAGGTCAAGTGTTCAGTCATATTCGATACGACATCTTCCCTGATGGTGGATCCAAACGAGTTCGTATCTTCGGTCATCCCCTCACGCCAACGGCAGAGAGCGTTTTGACCCTACCTTCTGATGGAAGTCTCACTATCCCTACGTTACCATTGACGCCAGAGGTGTTCAAGCCTTATGGTCAAGTCATTCAAGGTCATTCGTTGCCCACTTCAGCTCCAAAGGGCGTTCCTGTCACGATAGCCAATCAAGGAACGGCCTTCAAGTTCCACAGACTTGGTAAAGTCGAAGAGAGTTATCCAGCTGGCACTTTAACGAAGGGTGGATTGCACGTGGGTAGTGTCAAAGCGCAGAGCAAGTTGGATATCAAGGACGGATTGAAGCTCGAAGTGACGGTGCTTGAACG ACACCAACATACAACCCAAGCTTTCATTCCGATGGGTAGGACACCAGACGCTTCACCTCCTGGAGCGTTCATCGTCGTGGTGGCCTTGAATGGAGCGGACGACAAGCCGGACCTGAGCACTGTGCGCGCATTCATCGCGACTGCTGCTCAAGGTGTCACCTTCGATCAGGGAATCTGGC ATCACTCGTTGTTGACAGTTGgtggg GACCTGGACTACGCTGTCATCGAAGCTGTTGTCCCGAACGTGCTCGATCCGCTCTACCTTGAAAAGGTCGCGCCATCGACACCACTCTACCTCCAAATCccacctttcccacccaAGAATCTTCCCGCGGGATCCTTAGTCAACGCGAACATCCCGCATCCTCCTCCAGTCCATCATGCGCATCCACAAGCCCATGTTTCTGCTCCAAcacctcaccatcttctcccctctcttgCATCTCTACTCCCTCACATGTCTCAAAACACTACTACTGCACAGGTATCATCACAGACACCCGTCCCTCTCACTGCTACAGCGTTCAAGCCCTTCGGACACGTGATCACTCCTACTCCCGATGCTTCCCACACAGACTTTGAGTCTGCTCCGGATGGGAAAACAAGGAAGAACAACAGATTGGCACCTATCGTCTCTACCTACCCGGAAAATAGTGGAGCAATTACTGGAATCTCGGTGTTCAGAGCTACGAAGAAGGTGGGCTTGGCGAGGGGGAAGACATTTGATGTGAGGTATATGGAGAGACACAAGTATACGAGTCAGGCATTCATCCCGATGGGCAAGgctgag TGGGCCGGTaaaggtgaagaagcacTTGAAGCGGGCGGAGAGttccttgtcatcgtcgCGGAGAATGGACCGG ATGATCGACCTGATCCAAAGACATTGAAGAGCTTCATCATGCCTGCCAACATGGGATTATCCTATTCTCCAGGTGTATGGC ATCATCCTGTACTTGTCCTTGATTCGACACTCGACTTGGCATGTGTCGAAACGCAAATTTCGACAGGGGTGCATGAGGCTGATGAGAGGGATTGCGAGTTGTTGAGTTGGGAAGGGGCGGAAGTATTTGGAAAGGTTGATGTGCCGGAGTTGTAA